GAAACGCTTCATCTCATTCCGCATATTTAAGAAACCTTGGCTACGATAACATTATCTTTACCAAGATTGTTTCCAGCCAACAGTTGTATGTGGTTGCTGTCGGTCCCTTCCCATCTAGAGATGCTGCTGCCTTCAAGCAGACAGAGATCAGGAATAATCTGAATCTGGATTCTTTTATCATAAAACACTAAATATCATGCCGGAACCACAACAGCTCAGCAGCATCAAACTAACTCCGATGCTCAAGCAGTTCAATAATATCAAACAGAAGCACCCTGATAAAATCATTCTATTCAGGATGGGTGATTTTTACGAGACCTTCTTCGAAGATGCCGAGAAAGCTGCTAAAATACTCGGTATTACACTTACAGCCCGTAATAAAAAAGATGAAAATCCCATCCCCTTAGCCGGTTTCCCTTATCATAGTCTGAAGACTTATCTGGAAAAACTCATTCGCAGCGGGGAAAAAGTTGTCATCTGTGAACAGCTCGAAGACCCGAAGAAAGCTGTCGGATTAGTGAAAAGGGATATTGTTGAGATCATAACCCCTGGTGCCATTATAGATGAAAACATGATCGATGTCAAAGAGCATAACTATCTGACAGCTATATACATACCAGAAAAGAATCCTCGAATTGGGCTATCCTGCCTTGATATCTCTACCGGCGATTTTATCTACACCGAATTTCTCCCCAATCAGTTAAAGAACGAGATCTTACGGGTCAGACCGAAGGAGATCATTGTCAAGGATGAAGAGACCGCTAACCAGATTCGGCAACTCAAACTGGAGATCAGCCCCCTGATCACCGTTTTTGATTCTTATTACTTTGAGCCGGCTGAGGCAAAAGAAATCCTCAAAAAACAGTTCTCGACCATCACCTTAGAGGGTTTTGGATCATCAGCAAAAAGTCCGGGACTAACCGCAGCCGGTGCTGCCTTGGCTTATGTCCGATCTCTAAAGAGCGATGATCTGAAACATATAAACTCACTCCGTTACTATTCACTCGATAACTATATGCAGATTGATGAGATCTCACGGCATAATCTGGAACTGCTCAAATCTATCCGATACGCAACACGACAGGGAAGTCTGATCTCTGTTATTGACCAGACCATGACTGCCATGGGCTCCAGATTATTGACCGATTGGCTTCTGAGACCGCTGCTCGATATTCAGGAAATAGAAAAACGGCTTGATGCTGTGCAGGAGTTCAAAGAAAATATAATTCAAACCGAAGAGATCCGTGGTCTTCTGAAAAATATCGGAGATTTAAGCAGATTACTGAGTAAGATCGGCACCCTAAGGATCAATCCGCGTGAAATGGTCGCTTTGAAAAACTATCTCGAATCCTCTATTCAGCTAAAGAATATTCTCCATGATTTTTCCTGCCCCTATATTGCAGCCATCAGAGAGGGTATAGAAGATTATAGCTCGGTCATCGATCTCATCGAAAACAGCATTGTTGACCTCCCCCCTATTCTGATCACCGGCGGCGGGATCATACAGGATGGAATCAATCCCGAACTCGATGAATTGCGAAGTATGAGTCGGGAAGGGAAAGGGTGGATCGCACGACTGGAAGATTCAGAAAAGAAAAAAACAGGAATACCATCTCTTAAGGTGGGTTACAATAAAGTGTTCGGTTATTATCTGGAAGTAACCAATACCCATAAGAATAAAGTACCTGAATATTATATCTGCAAACAGACTCTCGTTAATTGCGAAAGGTATATTTCGCCGCAATTAAAAGAATATGAAGCCAAGGTTCTCGGAGCAGAAGAGAGGATCAAGAGCTTAGAATATGAACTCTTTCAGGAGATCAGAGAAAAACTTCTCTTTCAATTACCTCTTATCCAGCAGTATGTAGATATTATCAGTCAACTCGATACTTTGACCTCTCTCGCTTATTTAGCACATTATAATAACTATATCCGTCCCCGATTCAATCAGGAAGGGATTCTCGAACTCAAAGAATGCCGGCATCCGGTGATCGAAAAACTGCTTACTGAAGAGAAGTTCATCCCTAACGATGTCTCTCTCGACGATAAAGAATTCAAAATTATCCTGATTACCGGTCCTAATATGGCAGGGAAGTCCACCTATCTCAGACAGGTTGGTCTTTTGGCTATCATGGCTCAAATGGGGAGTTTTATTCCGGCAACTTCAGCTAATCTCCCTATTTTCGACAAGATCTTTACCCGTGTCGGTGCTTCTGACAATCTCGCTATGGGGCAAAGTACCTTTCTTGTCGAAATGATCGAAACGGCTAATATCCTCAATACAGCAACACCCCAGTCACTGATCCTTCTCGATGAGATCGGTAGAGGAACCAGCACCTTTGACGGCTTGAGTCTCGCTTGGGCTATTGTTGAGTTTATCGCTACCCAGAAAAGGATCAATGCTAAAACACTCTTTGCCACTCATTACCACGAGCTGACCGATCTGGAAGAGATCCTGCCCGGTGTTAAGAATTTTAACATCGCTGTCAAAGAATGGAATGAGGAGATGATCTTCATACGCCGAATAGAGAGAGGTGGTGCTGATAAAAGTTATGGTATTCAAGTCGCAAAATTAGCCGGTATCCCCGACAAAGTAATCAAAAGAGCGAAACAGATCCTCCATAACCTCGAAGAGCAGGAGTTGAGCCCGCAAGGTTTAACTGCCACGGTCAAACGTCAGCTGAAGAGAGATACCGGTCAGATCGATATCTTTGAGATATTGATCAATCAGACCGATAAAAATGAAGCTCTGCTGGAGGAATTGAAAAATGCCGATCTTAATAACATGACACCACTGGAAGCTCATAAATTTCTCCAAGACCTGCAAGAAAAACTCGATAATTGATTGTTAAGCTTTCTCATTCAATGTTCTTACTAATTAACCAATTTACTGACAACCCCCCTAATTCGAAATTATCAGAGTTAATACACAATTTTAGGTGATTGATGGCAATAAAAGACTATAGAGAGAAAGATTACATTATCGGGATTGATCTGCATGGAACTCTCCTCAATAATAATTGGACTATTGCTCCCGAGTCTCTGCCTGAGCTAATATCTGTTCTCTCGGCTATTCGCTCTAAAAGCTATATCTTTATCTGCAGCGGAAATGATTTCAGCTTTGTTAAAGAGGTACTCCCCACCTCAGTCAGAGAACTTATTGATGGCTATATTTTGGAAAACGGCTGTTCTTTCAGCGATGGGATCAAAGAGCAATTATTAATAACTGATCATCAGGTTGATTTGATCAAAGCACTCGAGGAAGATCTCAAAAAAACTGCCTTGCCTGACCTCCTTTTATATGGGAATAGACTCGCTACTGTCAGTCTTTTCAC
The sequence above is a segment of the Candidatus Cloacimonadota bacterium genome. Coding sequences within it:
- the mutS gene encoding DNA mismatch repair protein MutS, which translates into the protein MLKQFNNIKQKHPDKIILFRMGDFYETFFEDAEKAAKILGITLTARNKKDENPIPLAGFPYHSLKTYLEKLIRSGEKVVICEQLEDPKKAVGLVKRDIVEIITPGAIIDENMIDVKEHNYLTAIYIPEKNPRIGLSCLDISTGDFIYTEFLPNQLKNEILRVRPKEIIVKDEETANQIRQLKLEISPLITVFDSYYFEPAEAKEILKKQFSTITLEGFGSSAKSPGLTAAGAALAYVRSLKSDDLKHINSLRYYSLDNYMQIDEISRHNLELLKSIRYATRQGSLISVIDQTMTAMGSRLLTDWLLRPLLDIQEIEKRLDAVQEFKENIIQTEEIRGLLKNIGDLSRLLSKIGTLRINPREMVALKNYLESSIQLKNILHDFSCPYIAAIREGIEDYSSVIDLIENSIVDLPPILITGGGIIQDGINPELDELRSMSREGKGWIARLEDSEKKKTGIPSLKVGYNKVFGYYLEVTNTHKNKVPEYYICKQTLVNCERYISPQLKEYEAKVLGAEERIKSLEYELFQEIREKLLFQLPLIQQYVDIISQLDTLTSLAYLAHYNNYIRPRFNQEGILELKECRHPVIEKLLTEEKFIPNDVSLDDKEFKIILITGPNMAGKSTYLRQVGLLAIMAQMGSFIPATSANLPIFDKIFTRVGASDNLAMGQSTFLVEMIETANILNTATPQSLILLDEIGRGTSTFDGLSLAWAIVEFIATQKRINAKTLFATHYHELTDLEEILPGVKNFNIAVKEWNEEMIFIRRIERGGADKSYGIQVAKLAGIPDKVIKRAKQILHNLEEQELSPQGLTATVKRQLKRDTGQIDIFEILINQTDKNEALLEELKNADLNNMTPLEAHKFLQDLQEKLDN